The nucleotide window AGCTCTTCGTCCTCCCCCGGAACCCCGCGCGCGAGGTGTGGGACGGCATCCGCCTGGGGGCCGAGGGGGCGCAGGCGCTCACCGGGATCCCCGCGCGCACGGTCGATCGCCTGAGGCCGGCCCTCGATTCGCTGGTGGCGCGCCACCGGACCGTCTACACGCTCTCGCCGGAGGCCGGGGACGGGGAGTGGCTGGGGCCGGAGCAGCAGGCCGTCGCCGCGCTGGTGGCGCGCCACCCGGGTACGCGGGTCGTCCCGCTCGCGGAGCCGCTGCAGCGGCTCCGCGCCTCCAAGTCGCCCGCCGAGCTGGACCTGCTCCGCCGCGCCGCCTACGTCACCGTGCTGGCGCAGCGCGCCGCCATGCGGGCCATCCGGCCCGGGATGAACGAGTTCGAGGCGCAGGCCGTCATCGAGTACGTCTTCCGCCGCAACGGCGCGGAGCGCCCGGCCTTCGCCACCATCGTGGGCTCCGGTCCGAACTCCACCACCCTGCACTACCGGAGCGCCGACCGCTTCATGCAGGCCGGCGAGGTGGTGGTGATGGACGTGGGCGCCTCGTACCGCGGCTACGCCGCCGACGTCACCCGCACGGTTCCGGTGAGCGGCACCTTCACGCCGGAACAGCGCGCTGTCTACGACATCGTGCTGGGCGCGCAGAAGGCCGCGGAGGCGTCCATCCGGGTGGGGAGCACGACCATGCAGCAGGTCGGCCAGACCGCCGCGCGCTCGGTGGCGGAGGGGCTCGCCCGGCTGGGGCTCATCGAGTCGCCGGAGGCCGTCTACGACTGCGGCCAGGGGAGGACCTGCCCGCAGTACCGGCTCTTCTACATGCACGGCGTGGGTCACGGGATCGGGCTGGACGTGCACGACCCGGACGTCTCCTACTTCGGCCCCTTCGCCGTGGGGAGCGCCTTCACCATCGAGCCCGGGATCTACGTTCGCGCCGACGTCCTGGACCACCTCCCCGACACGCCGGCCAACCGCGCCCTGATCGCGCGCATCCGCCCCGCCGTGGAGCGCTACCGCGACATCGGCGTCCGCATCGAGGACGACTACCTGGTCACCGCGGCGGGGGTGGAGCGGGTCTCCGCCGGCGCCCCGCGCGAGCCGGAGGAGATCGAGGCGCTCATGCGCGGGGAGTGGCCGGCGAACGCGGAGCGCCGCCCAGAGGTCGTCGAGTGGTACCGGCAGACGACGCCGCGGTGAGGCGCTCCCGCCCGGCGGCGTGGGGGCTCGTGGCCCTCCTCGCCGCGCTCCCCGGCTGTGCCCCGCGACTCGCCCCCGGCGCCGCCGACACGCTGCTGGACGCGCTCTTCGCCCCACCCACCCCGGCGGAGGCGGCGGCGGTGGAGGCCGAGTGGGCCGGGCGCGACACCGGGGTGCACGGCTACCGCGTGGAGTGGCAGCGGATGGAGGAGAACGGGCGCCGCACCCTGGTCGTCTCGCACACCGTGGGCGGCGTGCGGCACTACGGCGCGCTGCGGGTGCCCCCCGGCGCGGCGGAGCGCAGGCTCCCGGTGCTGGTGGTGGCCCACGGTGGCGAGCGCGGCGTCACCGCGTACGAGTTCTTCCGCGAGGGCCCGCTGGCGGAGGGGTGGGTGCAGGTGCTCCCCTCCTACCGCTCCGAGCGCCTGGCCGTGACCCCCCTGCGCTGGTACCGCTCCGGGGGGCCGCCGAGCCCCTGGGACCGGGACGTGGACGACGTGATGGCGCTGCTGGGCGCGACGCTGGAGCACGTCCCGGAGGCCGACGGAACACGCGTGGCCGTGCTCGGCCGGAGCCGCGGCGCCGCGGTCGCCATGCTGGCGGCGATCCGCGACCCGCGGGTGAAGGCGGTGGTCGGCTTCGCCGGCCCCACCGACTTCTTCCTCCCGGAGGTCCGCCGCCTGGCGGAGCGGGCCGTCCGCAGCCGGGTCGCCCGGCTCCCGGGCGCGGGGTACATGGCGGACAGCGTCCTCTTCGCCCTGCGCGACGGACGCATCACGGCCTCCCGCGCCCGGCTGGAGCTGCTGCGCCGCTCCCCCGCGCGCTTCGCCCACCGCCTCCCGCCGACGCAGCTGCACCACGGCACCGGCGACGACGAGGTCCCCGTCGCGCACGCGGACCGCCTCGCCGAAGCGGTCCGCGCCCTCGGACCCGCCGCCCCCGACTTCGAGTACCACCGCTACCCCGGAGGCGGGCACCGCCCCCGCACCCTTCACGGCAGCCGCGAGCGTGCCGAAGCTTTCCTCCAGCGCGTCGCCGACCTGCCCGCGGCCCGCAGGTAGCCCCGCCGCCTGCCGTCCGCGGGCTGCTTCCCGTGGCGCTGCACGCTGCGCGTGCACCGGATGAACCCCCTTCCCTGTTCCCTGATGTTCGACTACTTCGGCGGGATCGACTTTTCCGGCGCCAAGGAGCCGCTCTCCAACCTGTGGAGCGCGGTCGGCCGCGAGCGCGACGGCAAGCTCCAGGTGGTGTCGCTCTGCCCCCACGCCTTCCGCCAGGACCTGGCCCACCACGTCTCCGGGGGGTGGCGGAAGCCGGTGGAGGCGGGCGAGGACGCGCCGATCCTCTGGGGCGCGGACTTCCCCTTCGGCCTCCCGGCGGACGCCGCCGCCGCGCTCACCGGCGGACCGGCGGGATGGGAGGCGACGGCCGCCTGGGTCGCCGACCGCCCCGCCGACGAGGTACGGAGCGCCCTCCCGGAGCACCACAAGGCGCCGCGGCGCACCGACACCGGGGGCGCCATGGCCCCGCTCGACCTGCGGCTCTACCGGCAGACGGTCGAGGGGATCCGCTGGCTCCACGAGCTCCGGGAAGCGGACGAGGTCTCCATCCTCCCCCAGGCGCCCCACCCCCGCGCCCGGACGACGCTGATCGAGGTGTACCCCTCCGGGACCGTCACCGACCTGGGGATCCGCTGCAAGCGCGCCCCCTCCCGCCCCGGCGAGGTGCGCGCCCGCCCCGCGGCGCTCCGCCCCTACCTTACCTTCGCGGACCCGGGGCTGGAGGCGGTCGCCGTCACCCTGGAGGACGCCTGGGACGCCGTGATCGCCTGCCTCACGGCCTACCTGGCCCGTCACGACCTGGAGCAGCCCTTCCGCATCCACCCCACCGAGCGCGGCACGATCGAGCGCGAAGGGTGGATCTACCGCGCCCCGGCGGCCCTGGAATGACGCCGGCGCCGGGCCGGGGTCGTACGGCGCCATGCGCCCCTCTTGACACCCCGGAGAATCCATCCTACTCTAAGTCTTGATATGTGCGCTCGTCATCCGCCTCGGATGACAGCCTGCGTGCAGGCGGCAGGATCACCATCGGTGCATCCAATGCAGATCGAGACGCTCTCCCTCCCGGCGACCGACGGCACCCCGCTGGCAGCCACCCTGTACGAGCCGGCCGACACCGCGGCGAACGGCAGGATCGTCATCCTCAACTCCGCGGTGGGCGTCAGGCGCGGCTTCTACGACCGCTTCGCCCGCGCCCTGGCCGACCGGGGCTTCGCCGTCCTGACGTACGACTACAGGGGGATCGGCGATTCGCGCCCGACCGGACCC belongs to Longimicrobiaceae bacterium and includes:
- a CDS encoding aminopeptidase P family protein, which produces SPTAAGIPAAEWAVPALPPAAPISREEYARRREALAAAMGDGVLVVYGAAESESSAPFAQVPAFRYLTGLTEPGAALVMAKSGSDVRAQLFVLPRNPAREVWDGIRLGAEGAQALTGIPARTVDRLRPALDSLVARHRTVYTLSPEAGDGEWLGPEQQAVAALVARHPGTRVVPLAEPLQRLRASKSPAELDLLRRAAYVTVLAQRAAMRAIRPGMNEFEAQAVIEYVFRRNGAERPAFATIVGSGPNSTTLHYRSADRFMQAGEVVVMDVGASYRGYAADVTRTVPVSGTFTPEQRAVYDIVLGAQKAAEASIRVGSTTMQQVGQTAARSVAEGLARLGLIESPEAVYDCGQGRTCPQYRLFYMHGVGHGIGLDVHDPDVSYFGPFAVGSAFTIEPGIYVRADVLDHLPDTPANRALIARIRPAVERYRDIGVRIEDDYLVTAAGVERVSAGAPREPEEIEALMRGEWPANAERRPEVVEWYRQTTPR
- a CDS encoding prolyl oligopeptidase family serine peptidase, coding for MRRSRPAAWGLVALLAALPGCAPRLAPGAADTLLDALFAPPTPAEAAAVEAEWAGRDTGVHGYRVEWQRMEENGRRTLVVSHTVGGVRHYGALRVPPGAAERRLPVLVVAHGGERGVTAYEFFREGPLAEGWVQVLPSYRSERLAVTPLRWYRSGGPPSPWDRDVDDVMALLGATLEHVPEADGTRVAVLGRSRGAAVAMLAAIRDPRVKAVVGFAGPTDFFLPEVRRLAERAVRSRVARLPGAGYMADSVLFALRDGRITASRARLELLRRSPARFAHRLPPTQLHHGTGDDEVPVAHADRLAEAVRALGPAAPDFEYHRYPGGGHRPRTLHGSRERAEAFLQRVADLPAARR
- a CDS encoding DUF429 domain-containing protein, whose protein sequence is MNPLPCSLMFDYFGGIDFSGAKEPLSNLWSAVGRERDGKLQVVSLCPHAFRQDLAHHVSGGWRKPVEAGEDAPILWGADFPFGLPADAAAALTGGPAGWEATAAWVADRPADEVRSALPEHHKAPRRTDTGGAMAPLDLRLYRQTVEGIRWLHELREADEVSILPQAPHPRARTTLIEVYPSGTVTDLGIRCKRAPSRPGEVRARPAALRPYLTFADPGLEAVAVTLEDAWDAVIACLTAYLARHDLEQPFRIHPTERGTIEREGWIYRAPAALE